From Pseudarthrobacter equi, a single genomic window includes:
- a CDS encoding SDR family oxidoreductase yields the protein MTAPVKVALVVGGGRGIAGAATRALAADGYRIAALSPTGSAMELARSLGGVGAVGSNRSVADLKLVTDLALETYGRIDVVINSAGHAARKPVLGISDAEWAEGYEMYLLSVIRMARIVTPHLLAAGGGSVVNVSTSSPFEPNPNYPVSGTFRAALAAFTKLYSDEYGPSGIRMNSVLPGFTKEDPGAVPAEWTTRIPLRRAASSEEVARVIRFLAGEESSYITGQNIRVDGGSSRSV from the coding sequence GTGACAGCACCAGTCAAGGTAGCGCTGGTGGTGGGCGGTGGCCGCGGAATCGCGGGTGCGGCAACCAGGGCTTTGGCTGCTGACGGGTACAGGATTGCGGCACTTTCTCCCACCGGCAGTGCCATGGAATTGGCCCGCAGCCTCGGCGGGGTGGGCGCGGTTGGTTCCAACCGTTCCGTTGCTGACCTGAAGTTGGTAACGGACTTGGCGCTGGAGACCTACGGACGGATCGACGTCGTCATCAATAGTGCCGGCCATGCGGCCAGGAAGCCGGTGCTCGGGATCAGCGACGCCGAATGGGCCGAAGGCTACGAGATGTACCTCCTGAGCGTCATTCGCATGGCACGGATCGTCACTCCTCACCTGCTTGCCGCGGGCGGGGGATCGGTGGTGAACGTTTCCACCAGTTCCCCCTTCGAACCCAATCCGAACTACCCGGTTTCCGGCACATTCCGCGCCGCCCTGGCCGCTTTCACCAAGCTGTATTCCGATGAGTACGGTCCGTCCGGAATCCGAATGAACAGTGTCCTTCCGGGCTTTACCAAGGAAGACCCCGGCGCCGTGCCGGCCGAATGGACCACCCGAATACCACTGCGCAGGGCTGCCAGTTCCGAGGAAGTAGCCCGCGTCATCCGATTCCTCGCTGGTGAGGAATCGAGCTACATCACAGGCCAGAACATCCGAGTGGATGGCGGCTCGTCCCGGTCCGTTTAG
- a CDS encoding VOC family protein produces the protein MAVGVIAEMGYLAMRTRDYDESLELATDVLGLRMTLNDDKRAYLSAADRHHELVYVKGEEDGIDHIGLVADSPEGLEIIRKRLEAAGFPILTRSPLEREIGEGFAVLGPEGYVYHVYVGMKDFRHGPASFGPDRYGHINIHPQNPGLMKDFLVEFFGFKVSDVIGQDFAYFLRCNPDHHGIALIKGRGSLHHHAWQTQSIADLGRLGDRLFAKGRRLIWGPVRHGAGHNIAAYYVEPNGTVVELYTDLEQIHDVERPPIEWDQDDRTWFNRWGVYNGEDFRLHGAFPIALN, from the coding sequence ATGGCAGTTGGTGTGATTGCCGAAATGGGCTATCTCGCAATGCGAACCCGGGACTACGACGAGTCCCTTGAACTGGCTACCGATGTCCTCGGCCTGCGCATGACGCTGAACGATGACAAGCGTGCCTACCTGTCCGCCGCGGACCGCCACCACGAGTTGGTTTACGTAAAAGGCGAAGAGGACGGAATCGACCACATCGGTCTTGTTGCGGACAGCCCGGAGGGGCTCGAAATCATCCGCAAGCGCCTGGAGGCGGCGGGGTTCCCCATCCTGACCCGTAGTCCACTGGAGCGGGAGATCGGCGAAGGCTTCGCTGTCCTCGGCCCGGAGGGCTACGTCTACCACGTCTACGTTGGGATGAAGGACTTCCGGCACGGTCCCGCATCCTTTGGCCCGGACCGGTATGGCCACATTAATATCCATCCCCAGAACCCCGGCTTAATGAAGGACTTCCTGGTGGAGTTCTTCGGCTTCAAGGTTTCCGATGTCATTGGCCAGGACTTCGCGTACTTCCTGCGGTGCAACCCGGATCATCACGGTATTGCCCTGATCAAGGGCCGCGGTTCCCTGCACCATCACGCGTGGCAGACCCAGTCGATCGCAGACCTCGGCCGTCTGGGTGACAGGTTGTTCGCCAAAGGTCGTCGGTTGATCTGGGGCCCCGTGCGCCACGGCGCAGGACACAACATCGCGGCGTACTACGTCGAGCCCAACGGCACCGTGGTGGAGCTGTACACCGACCTGGAACAGATCCACGACGTTGAACGTCCTCCGATCGAATGGGACCAGGACGACCGGACCTGGTTCAACCGCTGGGGCGTCTACAACGGCGAAGACTTCCGCTTGCACGGTGCCTTCCCCATTGCGTTGAACTGA